Proteins from a genomic interval of Nocardioides jishulii:
- a CDS encoding glycosyltransferase family 4 protein, translating to MRVALLSYRSKPHVGGQGIYLRHLSRELVALGHEVEVFSGQPYPILDEGVKLTKVPSLDLYREPDPFRVPKLREFRDRIDVEEFLTMCTAGFPEPRTFSKRVARLLKDRVDDFDVVHDNQVLGDGMLAIEKMGLPLVTTLHHPITFDRRVELAAAPTLRKKLSLRRWYGFLRMQGRVARRARKILTPSESSKRDIATDFGVDPARMQVILLGVEDSFVPPTTPRVPGRILAMASADAPMKGISTLLEAFAKLRTERDLSLVLVTKPAQGGRTEQLIEKLGIGEHVSFVSGVSDAELVELMGSAELACVPSLYEGFSLPTAELMACATPLVVSRAGAIPEVVGADGECADLVTPGDVGELTHAIAALLDDPERRERMGAAGRQRVLDMFSWRAVAQKTAAAYQEVIDDYRAEKAQGE from the coding sequence TTGCGCGTTGCACTGCTCTCCTACCGCAGCAAGCCCCATGTCGGCGGTCAGGGGATCTACCTCCGGCACCTCAGCCGCGAGCTGGTCGCGCTGGGCCACGAGGTCGAGGTCTTCTCCGGCCAGCCCTACCCGATCCTCGACGAGGGCGTGAAGCTCACGAAGGTGCCCTCGCTCGACCTGTACCGCGAGCCGGACCCCTTCCGGGTGCCCAAGCTCCGGGAGTTCCGCGACCGCATCGACGTCGAGGAGTTCCTCACCATGTGCACGGCCGGCTTCCCGGAGCCGAGGACCTTCAGCAAGCGCGTCGCGCGCCTGCTCAAGGACCGCGTGGACGACTTCGACGTCGTGCACGACAACCAGGTGCTGGGTGACGGCATGCTGGCGATCGAGAAGATGGGCCTGCCCCTCGTCACGACGCTGCACCACCCGATCACCTTCGACCGCCGCGTGGAGCTGGCCGCGGCGCCGACCCTGCGCAAGAAGCTATCGCTGCGCCGCTGGTACGGCTTCCTGCGCATGCAGGGCCGCGTCGCGCGCCGTGCCCGCAAGATCCTCACCCCCTCGGAGTCGTCGAAGCGCGACATCGCCACCGACTTCGGCGTCGACCCGGCGCGGATGCAGGTGATCCTGCTCGGCGTCGAGGACTCGTTCGTCCCGCCGACCACCCCGCGGGTGCCCGGCCGCATCCTGGCGATGGCCAGTGCCGACGCCCCCATGAAGGGCATCTCGACGCTTCTCGAGGCGTTCGCCAAGCTGCGTACCGAACGCGACCTCTCGCTCGTCCTGGTCACGAAGCCGGCCCAGGGCGGCCGCACCGAGCAGCTCATCGAGAAGCTCGGCATCGGCGAGCACGTCAGCTTCGTCTCCGGCGTCTCCGACGCCGAGCTCGTCGAGCTGATGGGCTCTGCCGAGCTGGCCTGCGTCCCGTCGTTGTACGAAGGGTTCTCGCTGCCCACGGCCGAGCTGATGGCCTGCGCCACCCCGCTGGTCGTCTCACGGGCCGGTGCGATCCCGGAGGTCGTCGGCGCTGACGGAGAGTGCGCCGACCTCGTGACGCCCGGCGACGTGGGCGAGCTGACGCACGCCATCGCAGCGCTCCTCGACGATCCTGAGCGCCGGGAGCGGATGGGCGCGGCTGGTCGCCAGCGCGTCCTCGACATGTTCAGCTGGCGGGCGGTCGCCCAGAAGACCGCCGCCGCCTACCAAGAAGTGATCGACGACTACCGGGCCGAGAAGGCCCAGGGGGAATGA
- a CDS encoding class I SAM-dependent methyltransferase has product MLTVDFDRLGLQAGDRVLDMGCGAGRHAFEMYRRGADVIAFDMDVEELENVRNLFVAMKEAGEVPEGAEADVKEGDALSLPFADGEFDRVVAAEVLEHIPADIQAIQELVRVLRPGGTLAVSVPRWLPEVINWKLSDDYHNVEGGHIRIYTDKELTDKISKAGLTFTGKDYAHGLHSPYWWIKCAVGVNNDDHPLAKAYHKLLVWEIMKQPKVLQLAGKVLDPMIGKSMVLYFTKPLSA; this is encoded by the coding sequence GTGCTGACCGTTGACTTCGACCGACTCGGCCTCCAGGCCGGGGACCGCGTGCTGGACATGGGCTGCGGCGCCGGGCGCCACGCCTTCGAGATGTACCGCCGCGGCGCGGACGTCATTGCCTTCGACATGGACGTCGAGGAGCTGGAGAACGTCCGCAACCTCTTCGTCGCGATGAAGGAGGCCGGCGAGGTCCCCGAGGGCGCGGAGGCCGACGTGAAGGAGGGTGACGCGCTCTCCCTGCCCTTCGCCGACGGCGAGTTCGACCGGGTCGTGGCTGCGGAGGTGCTCGAGCACATCCCCGCCGACATCCAGGCCATCCAGGAGCTCGTCCGCGTCCTCCGCCCCGGCGGCACCTTGGCGGTCTCGGTGCCCCGCTGGCTGCCCGAGGTCATCAACTGGAAGCTCTCCGACGACTACCACAACGTCGAGGGCGGACACATCCGGATCTACACGGACAAGGAGCTCACCGACAAGATCTCCAAGGCCGGGCTCACCTTCACGGGCAAGGACTACGCCCACGGCCTGCACTCCCCCTACTGGTGGATCAAGTGCGCGGTGGGCGTCAACAACGACGACCACCCGCTCGCCAAGGCGTACCACAAGCTCCTGGTGTGGGAGATCATGAAGCAGCCCAAGGTCCTCCAGCTCGCCGGCAAGGTCCTGGACCCGATGATCGGCAAGAGCATGGTCCTCTACTTCACGAAGCCTCTCAGCGCCTGA
- a CDS encoding prenyltransferase: MAHPIPEVDGILTAEQVAQTAASIAAMQEPSGAVPWTPGDKVDVWNHVEAAMAMLVGGEVEAAERAYEWVLQTQRPDGSWPMKIVEGTVEDASGETNMSAYLAVGVWHHWLVRRDRAFVDRYWPCVRAGLDWVVSLQLPSGGIAWSQEWVDGRPGRINTDALVAGSSSIHHALAAGCALAELVGDPQPEWEFAGARLAHALREHRDLFLDKSEFSMDWYYPVLGGAVRGAAADALFEEKWDVFVEDGLGIRCVRENPWVTGAETCELVMSLEANGDRERALRLFADMQHLRHENGSYWTGWVFPDQVNWPGEQTTYTAAAVILAADQLSRATPGSDIMRGETLVTFGDLGARCGCGSADSRFVAGIS, translated from the coding sequence ATGGCCCACCCCATCCCTGAGGTCGACGGCATCCTGACCGCGGAGCAGGTCGCGCAGACCGCCGCCTCGATCGCGGCCATGCAGGAGCCGTCCGGTGCCGTCCCGTGGACCCCCGGGGACAAGGTCGACGTGTGGAACCACGTCGAGGCCGCCATGGCGATGCTGGTCGGTGGAGAGGTCGAGGCCGCCGAGCGCGCGTACGAGTGGGTGCTCCAGACCCAGCGCCCGGACGGCTCGTGGCCCATGAAGATCGTCGAGGGCACCGTCGAGGACGCCAGCGGTGAGACCAACATGTCGGCCTACCTCGCCGTCGGCGTGTGGCACCACTGGCTCGTACGCCGTGACCGCGCCTTCGTCGACCGGTACTGGCCGTGCGTGCGTGCCGGGCTGGACTGGGTCGTCTCGCTGCAGCTTCCCTCCGGTGGCATCGCCTGGTCGCAGGAATGGGTCGACGGTCGGCCCGGACGGATCAACACCGACGCCCTGGTCGCCGGCTCGTCGTCGATCCACCATGCGCTGGCCGCGGGGTGCGCGCTGGCTGAGCTCGTCGGTGACCCCCAGCCCGAGTGGGAGTTCGCCGGGGCGAGACTGGCGCACGCCCTGCGGGAGCACCGTGACCTCTTCCTCGACAAGTCCGAGTTCTCGATGGACTGGTACTACCCGGTCCTCGGCGGCGCCGTCCGCGGTGCGGCCGCGGACGCTCTCTTCGAGGAGAAGTGGGACGTCTTTGTCGAGGACGGGCTCGGCATCCGGTGCGTCCGGGAGAACCCGTGGGTGACGGGCGCCGAGACGTGCGAGCTCGTGATGTCGCTGGAGGCGAACGGTGACCGTGAACGCGCCCTTCGCCTCTTCGCCGACATGCAGCACCTGCGGCACGAGAACGGCAGCTACTGGACCGGCTGGGTCTTCCCCGACCAGGTGAACTGGCCGGGGGAGCAGACCACCTACACCGCGGCCGCGGTGATCCTGGCGGCTGACCAGCTCTCGCGGGC